The genomic segment AGTGTAGTAACTATATAAACCATTTCAGGAAAACCTTTCAATTTTTCTGTCTTACACAACATAAGTGGAGTGTTGCATACACCTGCAGCTGAAGTTATGACGAGCCAGTGCCTTGCTACACTCTGTAAATACACGTCATAGATTTATACTCTGCACTGTTCAGTTTTTGGGTTTTCCAGGTTGTGTGGTGTACCTGGcctaagtgaccattcttcatgtgagcTTAGACAGCAAGCCTTTTAACCACTAAGGCGAGGGGGCTATCTCAGCCAAGCATGACCGTGTCCTCACTCGACTTGTGCACAAAGGCGCCTGGTAACatgagtcactggatagcaatcaggactgagggccttgtttttttttgttctcccttatcatgcactcttaGACCAGAGGTGCTGAGACCAAATGTTGTGCTTCAACAGTTAGCAGCCTTGCAATGAGGAGGTGCAGTGAAATGAAAGTGTACATTGTATAAAATATTAGCAATAAGCTCAAGACAATTGCAGGCATCAATTAATATAGTTGTAAATTTTTCAAATTGTTCTTGTTTTGAAATCTGTATCGACTCAATTGTGTAGTTCATTTTGATTCCAGTTGTTCTATTGCATGAGTTCCACCTGCACTTTTGCTTTTAATGGAAATTGATAAAACCTTCAGCTTTTTATGTTGGCTTCTCATCAATAGAGGTGATTCTTCAATCTAGTGCTCGAGGGGCATGCAGCTTGGGAAGTAGCGGAGATGCAGGTTGTGATTTTCCAATCATTTAAAATAATCAAAGGTTGCACCTCCCCCTGGTTTCCCAAACTTCAATCCCCATGCACACTGATCTTTGCTTGGAGTACAATCGCCCCTGAAGTATTTTTGCTTTTTCAGGTTTAAAAACTATGACCTTATTTTTGCAGATCCATATGCTCATGTTTCATTTCTTCATCAAAGCAAGACAACCGAAGTTGTCAAATCCACTCTGAACCCAACCTGGGACCAGACCCTTATTTTCAATGACATTGATATCTATGGCAGCCCTGAAAACATCATTAAAAATCCACCGAATGTGATGATTGAAATATTTGATGAAGACCAAGTTGTACGTATTATTTAATTTGGTTTCTTTGCATTGATTTTGCCTATCTGTATAGGACAAGATGTTAAATTTGATTGTTCTATACAGGGAAAAGATGAATTTTTAGGCAGATGTACCTGTCCTCCAATGGTGAAGCTGGATCCAAACACTGATATGACGCCCTGGCTTGTCTGGTACCCAATAAAGAATGGAACAAAGAAATCTGGGGAGCTCCTTGTTGCTGCTGAACTGATATTGAAAGATAAAGTAACTATATTGGAGTATCTTTACACTTTGCCATTACAATAAGATATAGCCTTTCCCCCAGCTCTGATGTGTTTTACACATTAAATAAATACATCCTGTCGCTTTGCCTTTATAGCTTTAATGTTAATAAGCCAGAATTAGTGATTATCTATTTATATCTTgtttctcatctgcaaacttgtgtcTGAGCTTTGACTGGTTCAGTGTTTATACTGTTTGATCGGTATTTAGATACATGGGAAATTTCTGCCCATTTCCCCCCTTTCTATCTGCACAAATGGCCCACCAAGTTACAAATAAAAAGCAATTTCGACCTTGTCATTCTAAAATCTGTTGGCAGATTTAAGAATACCTTCAATGCCGAGCCTGCTGGCCTTTTCCCTCCCTACGGCTCTGCCATCTAAACTGAAGCCTCCAGCTCGCCTGACTGGCTTTGGTCCTTGTCAGCGATGgctgtggatagcactctcgcctctgagccagaaggtagtgggttcaaatcccactccagagacttgagcacacaaatctaggctgacactccagtgcaatgctgaaggagtgctgcactgtcggggatgccgtctttcggatgagacgttaaaccgtggtcccgtctgcgctctcagatggatgtaaaagatcccatggcactattttgaagagcaagggagttatccctcaatcaacatacctgtttatctggtcattatcacattgctgtttgtgggagctttctatgtgcaaattggctgctgggtttcccacattataactgtgactgcactccaaaagtattttattgactgtaaagcgcttagagacatctggtggtcgtgaaaagcacgatataaataTAAGTGTGGTTTTTTTTGCCTGCTGTTTGCTCTTTGACTTCCTCAACAGgccttccccatagctcttgggTATATCCAGCCCCAGTTTCTTGGCCTCAATGtgagataattttttttaaataatctgaCAATGGTCTTGTTTCAGCAGAATGATTTTTAAACACCGCAATCTTTTTGCTCTAATAATACTGTTTGTACTCAATTTTGTGAACTATTTTCTTTCATTCCAACAGCCTGATGGGTCTAATTTGCCAATTCTTCCTCCAGTGCGGTCAGGTGTACTGTACATGGTGCCACATGGCATCAGACCAGTCGTGCAGCTTACTGCAATTGAGGCGAGTCTCATTTCTCCTGTTGTTTTTATTCTACATTGGTGTATTTTTGCTTGAGTTTCAAGAGGCACAAGTCACTGTTAATTTTATTAATGTGCTGCTAGTGCATATTTCATTTTGTATCTTTACTATTCTACTCCAGCCCCTCAAATTGGTGGTAATTAATTCAATGCAAAACTTTAAGTACTGGAACAGTTATCATGTATGCCAACATTGTTTATATGCTTGAAAGGAGATGTGTTTGAATTTCCAAATATGTACAGAAATAATTTCTGGACTCATTTGACATCGTTGTGTATTATTGCACAAAATCTTTTCTGTTAGTAATTGGCTGTAACCTGGATTTTGCTGTGAGCGGTGAAGGAACGACTTCCACTGTTGTCCTTGCGTACACTTCCCATAGACTTTGTGGCCTTGTTGGTGCTGACTGTCCCTCTTCTGGCATCAGTTTGGATtgggcaccctctacaggggatctgcaaGCCGGTCAAGCAGCAGGGAAACTGTTTAAACAATTGGATTGAAGAATCCTCAGACACGCAGGaagtaaaaaatatatatataatttttttattttatatataatatatatatgatTGCACATAGGATTAAGGGAAACACAGAACAAAACAGGAAAACTATTTTTAAAAGCTCTGCAACATTAGTTTTCTTGAGTCCACACttgcagagaggttgttcagcagtaattatcacttactaTGCCGTTGGTCCTGATTGaataagccctaactttttcagtaGTTTTTAAAAGTGAGAATAGTGGGTAATTCGCCCAGGTTTTCTCTGCAGATTCCATTggcgaagactgcaacagcgcagcCTGTGGGGGAGTAGGGTATCAGTCAACAACTTCTGCGTTTCTGGATTTCTGCGTTTGCACATGTatgggaagttgctgtcagtttgacCCAGTAATAATGGCAAGCACTGACAGCCTCGCCATTACTAATGCAGCAAAAATCCGGACCATTATGTTTTGGTTCATATTTTGTAGGCTATTTGTTGAAATAGCTAATTATACCATCTGCTTCAAACAAAAGGCTGAGTGAATGGGTTCACGAATCGAAATGTTGTGCAGATTATTTAACTGAAGTGTTGTTACAGATCCTAACCTGGGGGTTACGGAACATGAAGAGCTACCAACTGGCTGCTGTCGCTTCCCCAAGTCTCATTGTGGAATGTGGTGGGGAGTATTTAGAATCGGCTGTGATCAAGAGTCTTAAGAAATGTCCAAACTTCCCCAGCTCTGTTCTCTTTATGAAAGTGGTATGTATTTGAATACTGAATCACCAAGAATACCATGCAGTCGATCCCCTTAAATTGATGAATTGGTACTGATTGACTTTTTTTTACTGCATGTAATGCAAAGGAATAGTGGACCAATTGAATTATGCTTGCCCAATAAGATTTGTGAAATATTTAATTGGAATATTGATGTACAGTCATTTGTATATAAAATGACTAGATTGCATCACTTCTCATGGTCCTAGAATGCGCACAATGCTCTCGATGATTTGGACCTCACTGGCACAATTCTATGCACAAGCTGGAATAGGCTAACTCTATAATGGTCTAAGCTTGGGGTTTCCACTGTCATATTTGTCAGTATGCCACTAATAAAATGACATCTAATGTATGAGTGTAATTTGTACAGTTAGTGTTCATCGTATCATTTAAGCTAACATTAGTATTTTAAGTATTCCAACAAAAGTTTTTATGGACGGCACTTTTTGAGCCTTTTTATTCAAATTGTCATAAAATATACTGAGATTAACCTGTTATTAGGCATTGCACAATGACCTATCTCCATAACCatatacccaatatctccctcggtAATGTAATTCTTGGGAGGCAGCTGAAAACCATTGGGGTAGAATTTCTACTTTTTGATCATTTTAACAAGACCATTTAAACAGGGGCATGTTGTATCTGAAGGGTCTTTTCCTTGATTTAGGAAGCTGGGCATAGTAGCTTGGGAATTATAATTGTTTAGAAAGGTTCTTGAAAAATGTGGAAAATCTCAATTCATAAATGTGATAGTTGTTTACTGCACAGAATACGAAGAGGGTTCAATAATTCAGAATATATTTAACTAGTGTTTTTTATACTGGGCCGAGGGTGGGATGAGATTTGGGAATCAGTCCATCAGTAAAGATTAGAAATGATGGCATTATAATTGCACAATGGGCTGCTtttaaagaggagatagtttgggtacagtcgaggtactttCCCACAAGAGGAAAGGTAGGACAAcccaagctagagctccctggatgatgaaagagagtaagatgaagcagaaaaagagcatgtatgactgatgtcaggttgagaatacaagtgagaattgggctgaatatagaaagttcagagggaaagtgaaaaataaaatgaggggcaaagagtatgagaatagactgacAACTAACATAAAAATGCAAAAGTCttcgataggcatataaatagtaaacgggtagtaagaggaggggtggggctgattagggaccaaaaaggggaccaacacatggaggcagagggcatggctgaggtactaaatgagtactttggcagcatcatcatctttgaagaccgatgcaaagtcaTAGTGAAAAAGGAGGTAGTGGAGATTCTAAATGAGATTAAAAAAATAGATACAGGAGGGACTAGagaggctgtctgtacttaaagtagataagtcgccgggatgcatcctaggatgctgagggaagttgagGAGGAAATCGAAGAGGTattgaccataatcttccaatcctccttggatacaagggtggtgtgtgtgtgtgtgtattgttagatctcttaatttccaatgtttgtgtgtgtgtatatgtatgttatatatagtgtgtatatataaaatatatatatatatatagtgtgtgtgtgtgtatatataatatatatattgtgtgtgtgtgtgtatatatatatatatattgtgtgtgtgtgtgtgtatatatatatattgtgtgtgtgtgtgtgtgtgtgtgtatatatatatatattgtgtgtgtgtgtgtatatatatatatatattgtgtgtgtgtgtgtgtatatataatatatatatttgtgtgtgtgtatatatatatatattgtgtgtgtgtatatatatatatatagtgtgtgtgtatattatatatatatatagtgtgtgtgtatatttgtgtgtgtgtgtgtatattatatatatatatattgtgtgtgtatattatatatatagtgtgtgtgtatatatatatagtgtgtgtgtatatatatataatagttagtgtgtgtgtatatatatagtgtgtatatatttatatatagtgtatatatatttatatatagtgtatatatatttatatatagtgtgtatatatatagtgtgtgtgtatatatatatatagtgtgtgtgtgtatatatatatatatagtgtgtgtgtgtatatatatatatatatagtgtgtgtgtgtatatatatatatatagtgtgtgtgtgtgtgtgtatatatatatatatatagtgtgtgtgtatatatatatatatatatagtgtgtgtgtatatatatatatatatagtgtgtgtgtgtatatagtgtgtgtgtgtgtatatatatatatatatatatatatatatattgtgtgtgtgtgtgtgtgtgtgtgtgtatatatatatatatatatatatatattgtgtgtgtgtgtgtgtgtgtatatatatattgtgtgtgtgtgtgtgtgtatatatatatatatatatatatatatatattgtgtgtgtgtatattgtgtgtgtgtgtgtatatatatatatatatatatatatattgtgtgtgtgtatattgtgtgtgtgtgtgtgtatatatatatatatatatatatattgtgtgtgtgtatattgtttgtgtgtgtgtatattgtttgtgtgtgtgtatattgtgtgtgtgtgtgtgtatattgtgtgtgtgtgtatatatatatatatatatatatagtgtgtgtgtatattgtgtgtgtgtgtgtgtatatatatatatgtatattgtgtgtgtgtatattgtgtgtgtgtgtgtgtatattgtgtgtgtgtgtatatatatatatatatatattgtgtgtgtgtgtgtgtatatatatatgtatattgtgtgtgtgtgtgtgtatattgtgtgtgtgtgtgtgtatatatatatatatatatagtgtgtgtgtgtgtatatatatatatattgtgtgtgtgtgtgtatatatatattgtgtgtgtgtgtgtatatatatatatatatatatattgtgtgtgtgtgtgtgtgtgtgtatatatatatatatatatatatatatattgtgtgtgtgtgtatatatatatatatatatatatatatatatatagtgtgtgtgtatattgtgtgtgtgtgtatatatatatatatatatatatagtgtgtgtgtatattgtgtgtgtgtgtatatatatatatatatatatatatatatatatatagtgtgtgtgtatattgtgtgtgtgtgtgtatatatatatatatatatatatatagtgtgtgtgtatattgtgtgtgtgtgtgtgtatatatatatatatattgtgtgtgtgtgtatattgtttgtgtgtgtgtatattgtttgtgtgtgtgtatattgtttgtgtgtgtgtatattgtgtgtgtgtgtgtatattgtgtgtgtgtgtgtgtgtgtgtatattgtgtgtgtgtgtgtgtgtatattgtgtgtgtgtgtgtgtatatttgtgtgtgtgtgtatattgtgtgtgtgtatattgtgtgtgtgtatatatttgtgtgtgtgtgaatgtgtgtatgtgtgaatatatatatattgtgtgtgtgtgtgaatgtgtgtatatttgtgtgtgtgaatatatatatattgtgtgtgtgtatatatatatatatatatatatatatatattgtgtgtgtgtgtatatatatatatatatagtgtgtgtgtgtgtgtatatatatatatatatatatatatatatattgtgtgtgtgtgtgtgtatatatatatatatatatatatatatatattgtgtgtgtgtgtgtgtgtatatatatatatatatatagtgtgtgtgtatattgtgtgtgtgtgtgtatatatatatatatatatatagtgtgtgtgtatattgtgtgtgtgtgtgtgtatatatatatatatatatatatatatatatatattgtgtgtgtgtgtatatatatatatattgtgtgtgtgtgtgtatatatatatatatatagtgtgtgtgtatattgtgtgtgtgtgtgtgtatatatatatatatatatatatatattgtgtgtgtgtgtgtatatatatatatatatatatatgtgtgtgtgtatattgtgtgtgtgtgtgtgtgtatatatatatatatatatatattgtgtgtgtgtgtgtgtatatatatatatatatatatattgtgtgtgtgtatatatatatatatatatagtgtgtgtgtgtgtatatatatatatatatatatatatattgtgtgtgtgtgtatatatatatatatatatatatattgtgtgtgtgtgtatatatatatatatatatatatatattgtgtgtgtgtgtatatatatatatatatattttgtgtgtgtgtgtatatatatatatatatatattttgtgtgtgtgtgtatatatatatatatatattttgtgtgtgtgtgtatatatatatatatatatatatattttgtgtgtgtgtgtatatatatatatatatatatattttgtgtgtgtgtgtatatatatatatatatatatattttgtgtgtgtgtgtatatatatatatatatatatattgtgtgtgtgtgtgtataatatatatatatatatattgtgtgtgtgtgtgtatatatatatatatatatatatattgtgtgtgtgtgtgtatatatatatatatatatattgtgtgtgtgtgtgtatgtgtatatatattgtgtgtgtatgtgtatatatattgtgtatgtgtatatatatatatatatatatagtgtgtgtgtgtatgtgtatatatatttatatatatatatatatatagtgtgtgtgtgtatgtgtatatatattgtgtatgtgtatatatatatatatatagtgtgtgtgtgtatgtgtatatatatatatatatagtgtgtgtgtgtgtatatatatgtatatatagtgtgtgtgtatagtgtgtgtgtgtgtgtatatatgtatatatatatatagtgtgtgtattgttagatctcttaatttccaatgaaatacgaactccgatggtagttttaactttttaatcttggcagagagtaacaagctgctggctgattgccagttcctttgtcttactgagacacatggtcaaaatggctgtattttataccgggttcaatttacagaaaagaacttgccgccTTTGAccttggctcaatcaatattcttttaacgttttaattggctcactacccaaggtccgaaaatgtcaagttgattgagttaatgcaacatgccaaactgcatgtagcagccttgacttgggggtctgtgaattttcacagtctgtctaaatgagcctgtttgaatactctatcaatcccccctttgattctttcacaaactgaatcagaaaacatcaggtatcactggttaaacattctacaaaataatttcattcatgttaatagagtttccttctaaaatttgttgatgtgtttcgccacatgtccggactagtagcttccacacaaatttacaccaacccgagttccatcgtggccacaatggaggtCTGGTTTTAGTCGGTTAATTAACCaccttccaatttaatccaaatcaatatcttaattcaaccagaatACAACCTTTcaccctttccttaagcataacatactcctgtaccacgtacagatggtctgctgggacctgcaaggtgtcttacctgcgggacagcagctacagccgcctggtcgcaacaacatttaatcaacataaacaaacaatataaaagtaaaaggtatttacatgtaattcccttgctaccctactatttccctttggtgcagagggtcggctaataAGAAGTAGgcttatgcctagaatacctacaatcaataatacagtaaatttataaattttcgcaaaaagtaattgtccttattagatttcagcttcagttacgggtgctcgtttaacgtgtgaagcgtggatccaggctttctttccttggactttaacagctgcctggatggtcaataacacttgagaaggtccctcccacttggcacccaaaggttctttatgcaactttttcacatacacccagactcccgggatgatgtcgtgtcctccttcgggtggattaccccaagctgccgatacctgtcgggaaacagaactaatagcattggttaggttctgacagtatgataacagagtgtcactcattaagtgaacatcagctttccgtaaatcgatagttcctggcagcgacatgggtcttcctgttata from the Pristiophorus japonicus isolate sPriJap1 unplaced genomic scaffold, sPriJap1.hap1 HAP1_SCAFFOLD_3468, whole genome shotgun sequence genome contains:
- the LOC139250086 gene encoding myoferlin-like; the encoded protein is APASGEDGDKSPTTESVFGANAPMISCVFDRPLIYHLRCYIYQARAIVAMDKDSFSDPYAHVSFLHQSKTTEVVKSTLNPTWDQTLIFNDIDIYGSPENIIKNPPNVMIEIFDEDQVGKDEFLGRCTCPPMVKLDPNTDMTPWLVWYPIKNGTKKSGELLVAAELILKDKPDGSNLPILPPVRSGVLYMVPHGIRPVVQLTAIEILTWGLRNMKSYQLAAVASPSLIVECGGEYLESAVIKSLKKCPNFPSSVLFMKV